One region of Lactobacillus johnsonii genomic DNA includes:
- a CDS encoding phosphatase PAP2 family protein: MDNDYNLPHLLEITRGEIFLKKKYNNLTIHDTLIPGFIFLILYVIWALLVIYKNPFIHSFDQTIIHLVSNNNPTNIAIATKLTVIGNTSTLTIATIILFIGLMIAKRFAYAFFSAGLMICANGYNWITKHAVERHRPLVHHLVFADGYSFPSGHSVGSATFFGILIVLTILLVKNKPWRAILIIIWSIFPLFIGYTRIFCHVHYPSDVLGGWLEGTTFVLLGFSVLYHLYLKKNK; the protein is encoded by the coding sequence ATGGATAATGATTATAATTTACCACATCTACTAGAAATTACAAGGGGAGAAATTTTTTTGAAAAAGAAATATAACAATTTAACTATCCACGATACCCTTATTCCTGGATTTATTTTTTTAATTCTTTATGTAATTTGGGCACTCTTGGTCATTTATAAAAATCCTTTTATACATTCTTTTGACCAAACTATTATTCATCTAGTTTCTAACAACAATCCTACTAATATAGCGATTGCCACTAAATTAACAGTAATTGGTAATACTAGTACTTTAACCATTGCTACGATAATTTTATTTATTGGTTTGATGATTGCCAAAAGATTCGCCTATGCTTTCTTCTCAGCCGGCTTAATGATCTGTGCCAATGGTTATAACTGGATTACAAAACATGCCGTTGAACGTCATCGCCCCTTAGTTCACCATTTAGTTTTTGCTGATGGTTATAGCTTTCCATCGGGCCACTCAGTAGGTAGTGCAACTTTCTTTGGTATTCTAATAGTTTTAACTATCCTTTTAGTAAAAAATAAACCCTGGCGCGCTATTTTAATTATTATTTGGAGTATTTTCCCACTTTTTATTGGTTATACTAGGATCTTCTGTCATGTCCACTATCCTTCAGATGTACTTGGTGGATGGCTAGAAGGTACAACATTTGTTTTACTTGGCTTTTCAGTTTTATACCACCTCTATTTAAAAAAGAATAAATAA
- the metK gene encoding methionine adenosyltransferase, with protein sequence MKKEKRLFTSESVSEGHPDKVADQISDAILDAILAKDPDGRVACETTVTTGLVLVVGEISTSAYVDIQSVVRKTILEIGYNRPELGFDGNNCAILVDIDEQSSDIAGGVNESLETRENQQDKDDLDKIGAGDQGLMFGFAIKETPELMPLPISLAHSLMRQVASLRKEGRLDWLRPDAKAQVTVEYDDENKPKRVDTVVISTQTDATVTNDEIREAMIDMVIKKVIPSQYLDKDTKFLINPSGRFVIGGPKGDSGLTGRKIIVDTYGGYARHGGGAFSGKDLTKVDRSASYAARYVAKNIVAAGLAYQCEIQLAYAIGVAHPVSIMVDTHGTSKVSEDLLVEAVRNVFDLRPAGIIEMLNLKRPIYRQTAAYGHFGRTDVDLPWEHTDKVEALKTYVSEHAE encoded by the coding sequence ATGAAAAAAGAAAAACGTTTATTTACTTCGGAATCAGTTTCAGAAGGACATCCAGATAAAGTTGCAGATCAAATCTCTGATGCTATTTTAGATGCAATTTTAGCTAAGGATCCAGATGGTCGTGTAGCTTGTGAGACGACTGTTACTACCGGTCTCGTTTTAGTTGTAGGTGAAATTTCAACCTCTGCCTATGTGGATATTCAATCTGTAGTTAGAAAAACTATTTTAGAGATTGGATACAATCGTCCTGAACTTGGTTTTGACGGTAATAATTGTGCTATCTTAGTCGATATTGATGAACAATCTAGTGATATCGCTGGTGGTGTTAATGAATCACTTGAAACACGTGAAAACCAGCAGGACAAAGATGATTTAGATAAAATAGGTGCTGGTGACCAAGGGTTAATGTTTGGTTTTGCCATTAAGGAAACTCCTGAATTAATGCCGCTACCTATTTCTTTAGCTCATTCATTGATGAGACAGGTTGCTAGTCTTCGCAAAGAGGGACGTCTTGATTGGCTAAGACCTGATGCAAAAGCACAAGTAACTGTAGAATACGATGATGAAAATAAACCAAAACGTGTAGATACAGTGGTTATTTCTACTCAAACTGATGCAACAGTAACTAACGATGAAATTCGTGAAGCAATGATCGATATGGTAATTAAGAAGGTCATCCCATCTCAATATCTTGATAAGGATACTAAGTTCTTGATTAATCCTTCTGGTCGCTTTGTTATTGGTGGACCTAAAGGAGATTCGGGGCTAACTGGACGTAAGATTATTGTTGATACATATGGTGGATACGCTCGTCATGGTGGCGGTGCTTTCTCAGGTAAAGATTTAACTAAGGTTGATCGAAGCGCAAGTTATGCGGCTCGATATGTAGCTAAGAATATTGTGGCAGCTGGCTTAGCTTATCAATGTGAAATTCAACTTGCTTATGCAATTGGAGTTGCCCATCCAGTTTCAATCATGGTTGATACGCATGGAACAAGTAAAGTAAGTGAAGATCTATTGGTAGAGGCGGTTAGAAATGTCTTTGATTTAAGACCAGCTGGTATTATTGAAATGCTGAACTTAAAGCGTCCTATTTATCGCCAAACTGCCGCTTATGGTCATTTTGGACGAACAGACGTGGATTTACCTTGGGAGCATACAGATAAGGTAGAAGCGCTAAAAACATATGTGAGCGAGCATGCAGAATAA
- a CDS encoding MDR family MFS transporter, translated as MQNKSNTKIVTIAIFLTTFMTAIEGTIVSTAMPTIVSDLNGLEIMNWVVSIFLLMTAVSTPIYGKLADSLGRKPVFLFGIAVFVIGSALCGIAQNMVELILFRVIQGLGSGAVQPVAVTIIADLYTLEKRAKMLGLNSGFWGVASVIAPLLGGFIVQHLSWHWIFYINVPLGILAFLLVIFFFKETKTSKDSTLDLKGTTCLVIFLLALMVFLQEIENGFNLILLGLLVIIVASAFLFFRMEKKAKDPIMPLDMLTSKEFTMINLITLLISGVVIGFEFYIPTWMQEINATSASVAGFAVTPSSLMWIVGSFLIGGMLGRWGIKKTYDYMLIILVLADLALIFVPIYTSFWVFCLIAAFNGTAFGAITTASQVCSQVLVGRDKIGVATSFNTLMKYLGQTMMVSIYGITFNMVVAKQLAHHPQLTQRMMNDIVSADKAKHLTSNLIPTLRQVLLSGLKSVYVVSLIVIILSLVLNQLYRQKKIVE; from the coding sequence ATGCAGAATAAAAGTAATACTAAAATTGTAACAATTGCTATCTTTTTAACGACCTTTATGACAGCGATTGAAGGGACTATTGTATCGACGGCGATGCCCACAATTGTTTCTGATTTAAATGGATTAGAAATCATGAATTGGGTTGTTTCCATCTTTCTATTAATGACTGCTGTCTCAACCCCAATTTATGGAAAACTAGCTGATAGCCTTGGAAGAAAACCTGTATTTCTATTCGGAATTGCTGTTTTTGTGATTGGATCAGCACTTTGTGGAATTGCACAGAATATGGTGGAACTAATCCTCTTTCGAGTAATTCAGGGGCTCGGATCAGGAGCAGTACAGCCAGTAGCTGTTACCATTATTGCTGATTTATATACGCTTGAAAAAAGAGCAAAGATGCTAGGTTTAAACTCTGGTTTTTGGGGAGTAGCTTCGGTCATTGCACCATTGTTAGGTGGATTCATTGTTCAACATTTATCATGGCATTGGATTTTTTATATTAATGTTCCATTAGGAATTTTAGCCTTTTTACTGGTGATCTTCTTTTTTAAAGAAACAAAGACAAGTAAGGATTCCACTTTAGATTTAAAAGGAACAACTTGTTTAGTCATCTTTTTATTGGCCTTAATGGTCTTCTTACAAGAAATAGAAAATGGCTTTAATTTAATCTTATTAGGATTACTAGTTATTATTGTTGCTTCAGCCTTTCTTTTCTTTAGAATGGAGAAGAAAGCAAAAGATCCAATTATGCCGCTAGATATGCTAACTAGCAAAGAATTTACAATGATTAATTTGATTACTTTACTTATTTCAGGGGTAGTCATTGGCTTTGAATTTTATATTCCAACTTGGATGCAGGAAATAAATGCGACAAGCGCTTCTGTTGCTGGATTTGCGGTGACACCAAGTTCTTTAATGTGGATTGTAGGATCATTTTTAATCGGAGGAATGCTTGGACGATGGGGAATAAAGAAAACATATGATTATATGTTAATTATCCTTGTTTTGGCAGACTTAGCTTTAATATTTGTTCCAATCTACACTTCGTTTTGGGTATTTTGCCTGATTGCAGCATTTAATGGGACAGCCTTTGGAGCTATTACAACTGCTTCGCAAGTTTGTTCTCAAGTTTTAGTAGGACGCGATAAAATTGGAGTTGCAACTAGTTTCAATACATTAATGAAATATTTAGGACAGACTATGATGGTCTCTATATATGGAATTACATTTAACATGGTTGTAGCTAAACAGCTAGCACATCATCCGCAATTAACTCAAAGAATGATGAATGATATTGTTTCTGCTGATAAAGCTAAACATTTAACATCTAATTTAATACCGACTTTAAGGCAAGTTTTATTAAGTGGTTTAAAGTCAGTATATGTAGTTTCTTTAATTGTAATAATTTTATCGCTAGTTCTTAATCAACTTTATAGACAGAAGAAAATTGTTGAATAA